The following are from one region of the Flavobacteriales bacterium genome:
- a CDS encoding aspartate-semialdehyde dehydrogenase, translating into MKVAVIGATGMVGQVMLKVLEERSFPLDELIVVASSRSVGQTLSFNSRELTIISLEDALSQKPDLALFSAGGSVSLEWAPRFSEIGTKVIDNSSTWRLTHALIIPEINGDTLTQEDEIIANPNCSTIQLLMALKPLHDTYKIKRVILSTYQSITGTGVKAVKQLENETKGIKGEMAYPYPIHENALPHCDIFEDNGYTKEEMKLVRETKKIMDDDSIALSATAVRVPVKGGHSESVNVEFNSDFELSKVRQLLHEFPGVSLQDNTDVNTYPMPIFAEGKDDVFVGRIRRDFSRENTLNMWVVSDNLRKGAATNAVQIAEYLYKNKLL; encoded by the coding sequence ATGAAAGTCGCAGTTATAGGTGCAACAGGTATGGTTGGGCAGGTTATGCTCAAGGTTTTAGAGGAACGGTCTTTTCCTTTAGATGAATTAATAGTGGTTGCTTCTTCCAGGTCCGTTGGTCAAACTCTAAGTTTTAATAGTAGAGAGTTGACCATAATATCTCTTGAAGATGCCCTATCCCAAAAACCCGATTTGGCTTTGTTTTCGGCAGGCGGTAGTGTTTCCTTAGAGTGGGCTCCTCGCTTTTCAGAGATAGGCACAAAGGTGATTGATAATTCTTCTACTTGGCGACTTACTCATGCTCTTATTATACCAGAAATCAATGGCGATACTTTAACACAAGAGGATGAAATTATTGCTAACCCTAACTGCTCGACCATACAGCTTTTAATGGCATTAAAACCCTTGCACGATACTTATAAAATAAAACGTGTAATACTTTCAACGTATCAGTCTATTACGGGTACAGGTGTTAAGGCGGTCAAGCAATTAGAAAACGAAACAAAGGGCATTAAAGGAGAAATGGCGTATCCTTATCCGATTCACGAAAATGCACTTCCCCATTGCGATATCTTCGAAGATAATGGTTATACCAAAGAAGAGATGAAGTTGGTTCGAGAAACCAAAAAGATTATGGATGATGATAGTATTGCGCTTAGCGCAACAGCCGTTAGAGTTCCTGTCAAGGGCGGACATTCTGAGAGCGTCAATGTAGAGTTTAATAGCGATTTTGAATTATCCAAAGTGCGCCAACTTTTACATGAATTCCCCGGTGTTAGCTTACAAGATAATACGGATGTAAATACCTACCCTATGCCGATTTTTGCTGAAGGTAAAGATGATGTATTTGTGGGTCGAATACGTCGGGATTTCTCTAGGGAAAATACGCTGAATATGTGGGTAGTTTCTGATAACTTGAGAAAAGGGGCGGCCACCAATGCCGTTCAAATTGCAGAATACCTTTACAAAAATAAGCTCCTATGA
- a CDS encoding lipoprotein signal peptidase — MLKKSALLIAFVLILDQILKIWIKTNMMIGQEIQFFDWFIIHFTENKGMAFGMEFGGNLGKYILSIFRLIAIVAIGIYWYKLANTPIKKGIVYSISLILAGAIGNMIDSAFYGMIFSESYGQLATVFEGGYSSFLQGKVVDMFYFPLINGHFPSWLPLVGGNHFIFFRPVFNIADAAISTGVINILIFHRSFFK, encoded by the coding sequence ATGTTAAAAAAATCAGCATTACTTATTGCATTCGTTTTAATCCTAGATCAAATACTAAAGATTTGGATTAAGACCAATATGATGATTGGTCAAGAAATCCAATTTTTTGATTGGTTTATCATTCATTTCACTGAAAATAAAGGCATGGCTTTCGGCATGGAGTTCGGTGGGAATTTAGGCAAATACATTCTTAGTATTTTCAGGCTAATTGCCATTGTAGCTATTGGTATATATTGGTATAAATTAGCTAATACTCCAATAAAGAAAGGAATCGTTTATAGTATCTCACTCATACTAGCAGGGGCTATTGGCAACATGATAGATAGCGCTTTCTATGGTATGATTTTTTCGGAAAGTTACGGTCAGTTAGCTACGGTTTTTGAAGGAGGATATTCCAGTTTCTTACAAGGGAAAGTAGTAGACATGTTTTATTTCCCATTAATTAATGGTCACTTTCCCAGTTGGCTACCTTTAGTTGGAGGCAATCACTTTATTTTCTTCAGACCAGTTTTTAATATAGCAGATGCCGCTATCAGTACGGGAGTAATCAATATTTTGATTTTTCACCGTTCATTTTTCAAATAA
- a CDS encoding sulfotransferase domain-containing protein, with the protein MIISHKHQYVFVGLPLAASTAISKELCEQYEGKPILAKHSIYQDFLKIATEQEKNYKVIACSRNPMDISVSYYTKMINDTNGNFSNEKLLRKNGGHLKMRDYKLSKYLIENNSSYTDFLERYYQIPFDNWLSITAPHCDFIIRFEHLQADFEKALKHCGISPKRPLPSVNKTAKKKSFEDFYNKENRTLSLSIFGPYMLKHKMDFPKTWRGLKISWYSQFLFHVAGYARAFYWKNKSYRNTKPQKVYKELIEKHP; encoded by the coding sequence ATGATTATCAGCCATAAACACCAATATGTTTTTGTAGGACTGCCTTTGGCGGCGTCCACAGCTATATCGAAAGAGCTGTGCGAACAGTACGAGGGTAAACCTATTCTTGCTAAACATTCCATATATCAAGACTTTTTGAAGATAGCGACAGAACAAGAGAAGAACTATAAAGTTATCGCTTGTAGTCGCAACCCTATGGATATCTCGGTTAGCTACTACACTAAGATGATTAACGATACCAATGGTAATTTTAGTAATGAAAAGCTATTGAGAAAAAATGGTGGACATCTGAAAATGAGGGATTATAAACTGTCTAAATATTTGATAGAAAATAATAGTAGCTACACCGATTTTTTAGAGCGTTACTATCAGATTCCTTTTGATAATTGGCTGTCTATCACTGCGCCACATTGCGATTTCATTATACGTTTTGAACATCTTCAAGCCGATTTTGAAAAGGCTCTTAAACATTGTGGGATTAGCCCAAAACGCCCCTTACCTAGTGTTAATAAAACAGCTAAAAAGAAATCATTTGAAGATTTTTATAATAAAGAAAATAGGACTTTAAGCCTTTCTATTTTTGGTCCTTATATGCTCAAACACAAGATGGATTTTCCTAAAACTTGGCGGGGGTTAAAAATCAGTTGGTACAGTCAATTTTTATTTCATGTGGCAGGATACGCCAGAGCCTTTTATTGGAAAAACAAAAGTTACAGAAATACCAAGCCCCAGAAGGTCTACAAAGAATTAATAGAAAAGCACCCGTAA
- the ileS gene encoding isoleucine--tRNA ligase, which translates to MKKYPEYKQLDLSAINKEVLQKWKANSIFEKSLSTRDGDKSYTFYEGPPSANGMPGIHHVMGRAIKDIFCRFKTLQGYKVNRKAGWDTHGLPVELGVEKELGITKEDIGTTISIEDYNKKCRENVMKFKNVWEDLTDKMGYWVDMNDPYVTYDNKYIESVWWLLSQMDKKEMLYKGHTIQPFSPKAGTGLSSHELNQPGCYKDVKDLSAIAQFKAVRNSESEFLFQNSNEEVFFLAWTTTPWTLPSNTALAVGKKIDYVVVNTFNPYTFKAITVVLAKALFSKYFPEKNSQLKLSEYSEGDKAIPFEIIKEVKGVELEGLQYEQLLAYAQPEDGDAFRVLIGDFVTTEDGTGIVHLAPSFGADDNLVAKQNGIGSLTLVDTQGRFVDAVTDFAGMYVKNEFYNDGEAPEKSADIQIVIKLKEDNRCFKAEKYEHSYPHCWRTDKPILYYPLESWFVKTTAAKARMVELNKSINWKPKSTGEGRFGNWLENLVDWNLSRSRFWGIPLPIWKTEDGEEQICIGSMEQLKSEIEKSIEAGLMSENPLANFVVGDMSAENYATFDLHRPFVDDIVLVSANGKVMRRETDLIDVWFDSGSMPYAQLHYPFENKEIFEQSYPADFIAEGVDQTRGWFFTLHAIASILFDSVAFKNVVSNGLVLDKNGNKMSKRLGNAADPFETLEEYGADATRWYMISNAQPWDNLKFDLDGLAEVKRKFFGTLYNTYAFFALYANIDGFSYKEDEIPLEERPEIDRWILSELNTLIKEVGESLDDFEPTKAARAIQLFVNDNLSNWYVRLCRRRFWKGDYGKDKISAYQTLYTCLESISILSSPIAPFFMDKLFADLNSVSQKSDIESVHLAQWPSVNSDGIDTDLEEQMRLAQDLTSMVFSLRKKENLRVRQPLQKMMVPVLNDKVKKQVQDVKDLVLSEVNVKELEFMTSDSNILVKKIKPNFKTLGPKFGQQMKAISQAIAQFSSDDINTIEQQGNYSLNLGDTEIQIDLSDVLITTEDIPGWVVTSMNGNTVALDINLSENLISEGLAREVVNRIQNIRKDQGFEVTDRIEITLSAEEKLATAINNNLNYICSETLADEIRITPYDSLQNKPEIELTQGVYTRIELLKI; encoded by the coding sequence ATGAAAAAATATCCAGAATATAAGCAGCTCGATTTATCGGCAATTAACAAAGAAGTCCTCCAAAAGTGGAAAGCTAATTCTATTTTCGAAAAGAGCCTTTCTACTAGAGATGGAGATAAATCTTACACCTTTTATGAAGGTCCACCTTCAGCCAACGGTATGCCTGGTATTCACCACGTTATGGGGCGAGCGATTAAAGATATATTTTGTCGATTCAAAACCCTACAAGGCTATAAGGTTAATCGTAAAGCAGGTTGGGATACTCATGGCTTGCCGGTAGAGCTTGGCGTCGAAAAAGAGTTAGGCATTACCAAAGAAGACATTGGAACTACAATTTCTATTGAGGACTACAACAAAAAGTGTCGTGAAAATGTCATGAAGTTCAAAAATGTATGGGAAGACTTGACCGACAAAATGGGCTATTGGGTAGATATGAATGACCCCTACGTAACCTACGACAATAAATATATTGAAAGTGTTTGGTGGCTATTGAGTCAAATGGATAAAAAAGAGATGCTTTACAAAGGGCATACCATACAGCCATTCTCTCCAAAAGCAGGAACAGGCTTAAGCTCTCACGAACTGAATCAACCAGGCTGTTACAAAGACGTAAAAGACCTATCAGCTATTGCTCAATTTAAAGCAGTTAGAAATTCTGAATCGGAATTTTTATTTCAAAACAGCAATGAAGAAGTATTCTTTTTAGCATGGACTACAACACCATGGACCTTGCCATCTAATACAGCTTTGGCGGTAGGAAAAAAAATAGATTATGTGGTGGTCAACACCTTTAACCCCTATACTTTCAAAGCGATAACAGTAGTGCTTGCTAAAGCGCTGTTTAGCAAATATTTTCCAGAGAAAAACAGCCAACTTAAACTTTCAGAATATTCTGAAGGCGATAAAGCTATTCCATTCGAAATCATTAAAGAAGTCAAAGGCGTTGAATTAGAGGGCTTACAGTATGAGCAGTTATTAGCCTATGCTCAGCCTGAAGACGGAGATGCTTTTAGAGTCTTAATTGGGGATTTTGTTACAACAGAAGATGGAACAGGAATTGTTCATTTAGCTCCTAGCTTTGGTGCGGATGATAATTTGGTAGCCAAGCAAAATGGAATTGGCTCACTAACTTTAGTCGATACTCAAGGTAGATTTGTAGATGCAGTAACGGACTTTGCAGGCATGTATGTCAAAAATGAATTTTACAACGATGGTGAAGCCCCAGAAAAGTCCGCCGACATTCAAATCGTTATCAAGTTAAAAGAAGACAACAGGTGTTTTAAAGCTGAAAAATACGAGCACTCCTATCCTCACTGTTGGAGAACGGACAAACCGATCTTATACTACCCTTTAGAAAGTTGGTTTGTTAAAACGACAGCTGCCAAAGCTCGTATGGTAGAGCTTAACAAAAGCATCAACTGGAAGCCAAAATCAACGGGCGAAGGGCGCTTTGGTAATTGGCTAGAAAACTTAGTCGATTGGAATTTGTCACGTTCACGGTTTTGGGGAATTCCATTACCCATTTGGAAAACAGAGGACGGAGAAGAACAAATTTGTATCGGCTCTATGGAGCAGTTAAAGTCTGAAATAGAAAAATCTATAGAAGCAGGCCTTATGTCGGAAAACCCACTAGCCAATTTTGTGGTGGGCGATATGTCGGCAGAAAATTATGCCACCTTTGATTTGCACCGGCCTTTTGTGGACGATATAGTGTTGGTATCGGCTAATGGAAAAGTGATGCGCAGAGAAACAGACCTTATTGATGTTTGGTTTGATTCGGGCTCTATGCCTTATGCTCAATTGCATTATCCTTTTGAGAATAAAGAAATTTTTGAGCAATCGTACCCAGCTGATTTTATAGCAGAAGGGGTAGACCAAACCAGAGGTTGGTTTTTTACTTTACATGCTATTGCTAGTATTTTGTTCGATAGCGTGGCCTTTAAAAATGTAGTATCTAACGGATTAGTGCTCGATAAAAACGGCAATAAAATGTCCAAGCGTTTGGGCAATGCAGCAGACCCATTTGAGACCTTAGAAGAATACGGTGCAGACGCTACTCGATGGTATATGATTAGTAACGCCCAACCTTGGGACAACCTCAAATTCGATTTGGATGGATTGGCTGAGGTCAAGCGTAAGTTTTTCGGAACGCTTTACAACACCTATGCCTTTTTTGCTCTTTATGCTAACATTGATGGTTTTAGCTACAAAGAAGATGAAATACCTTTGGAAGAAAGACCAGAAATTGATAGATGGATATTATCAGAATTAAACACCCTTATTAAAGAAGTGGGCGAATCATTAGATGATTTTGAACCAACCAAAGCGGCACGTGCCATTCAGTTGTTTGTTAATGATAACCTCAGCAACTGGTATGTTAGACTGTGTAGAAGACGTTTTTGGAAAGGTGACTATGGCAAGGATAAAATTTCAGCTTACCAAACCCTTTATACCTGCTTAGAAAGCATTTCAATATTATCCTCACCTATAGCTCCTTTTTTTATGGACAAGCTCTTTGCCGATCTCAACAGTGTGTCTCAAAAATCAGATATAGAATCTGTTCACCTGGCTCAATGGCCAAGCGTAAATTCCGATGGTATTGATACTGACCTAGAAGAGCAAATGCGACTAGCGCAAGACCTTACATCTATGGTATTCTCTTTACGAAAGAAAGAAAACCTAAGAGTAAGACAGCCACTTCAAAAAATGATGGTGCCTGTGCTAAACGATAAGGTTAAGAAGCAAGTGCAAGACGTTAAGGATTTGGTATTATCTGAAGTGAATGTCAAAGAGTTGGAGTTTATGACTTCTGATTCAAATATCTTGGTCAAAAAGATAAAGCCTAACTTCAAAACACTAGGGCCTAAGTTTGGGCAACAAATGAAAGCCATTTCTCAAGCGATTGCCCAATTCAGTTCTGACGATATAAATACCATAGAACAACAAGGGAATTATTCTTTAAATTTGGGAGATACTGAAATTCAAATAGACCTCAGCGATGTATTAATCACTACAGAGGACATTCCAGGTTGGGTGGTCACCTCTATGAATGGTAATACGGTTGCTTTGGATATAAACCTTAGCGAAAACTTGATTAGCGAAGGCTTAGCAAGAGAAGTGGTAAACCGTATTCAGAACATTAGAAAAGATCAAGGTTTTGAGGTTACAGACCGTATAGAAATCACACTAAGTGCTGAAGAAAAATTAGCAACAGCGATTAATAATAATTTAAATTATATTTGCTCTGAAACTTTAGCTGATGAGATACGTATTACCCCTTATGATTCCTTACAAAACAAACCAGAAATAGAACTTACACAGGGAGTATACACCAGAATAGAATTATTAAAAATATAA
- a CDS encoding TraR/DksA C4-type zinc finger protein yields MSSEKTRYSDTELEEFRQIIQDKIDKAEKDLELIKSAYTNDSNNGTDDTSPTFKGFEEGSETLSKEENAQLALRQEKFIHNLYNALKRIDNKTYGICRVTGKLIQKERLKLVPHATLSIEAKRAQ; encoded by the coding sequence ATGTCAAGCGAGAAAACAAGATATAGCGATACAGAATTAGAAGAATTTCGTCAAATCATTCAAGACAAAATTGATAAAGCGGAAAAAGATTTAGAGCTAATCAAAAGTGCTTATACCAACGATTCCAATAACGGAACAGACGATACTTCGCCTACTTTCAAAGGGTTTGAAGAAGGCTCGGAAACGCTATCAAAAGAAGAAAATGCACAGCTAGCTTTGCGACAAGAAAAGTTTATTCATAACCTATACAATGCCCTAAAAAGAATAGATAATAAAACCTATGGCATTTGTAGAGTAACAGGAAAACTAATTCAGAAAGAACGTCTTAAATTAGTCCCACACGCAACACTAAGTATTGAAGCCAAGCGTGCACAATAA